Proteins co-encoded in one Corylus avellana chromosome ca9, CavTom2PMs-1.0 genomic window:
- the LOC132162657 gene encoding protein SMAX1-LIKE 3: MRSGGYTLQQTLTAEAARIVNQAITLAKRRGHAQVTPLHVANTMLAASTGLLRTACLQSHSHPLQCKALELCFNVALNRLPASNSSPMLATHGSQQHHPSISNALVAAFKRAQAHQRRGSIENQQQPLLAVKIELEQLIISILDDPSVSRVMREAGFSSTQVKSNVEQAVSLELCNISQPPSLNTKSKESNQLVVGKPVVSSSDPVRNIEDVRSVIDNMMNKRRRSTVIVGECLASLDDTVRGVMEKIDKGDVPETLREVKFITLTLSSFVNHSRVDVEQKLGELRSVVKGRMNKGVVLYLGDLKWATDYRAEQGRRGYYCPVEYMIMELGKLVCGIGETAGGMFWLMGIATFQTYMKCKSSSAHPSLETVWGLHPLTIPAGSLRLSLITDSDLQSQSTSKKAENGTSWLLLESGEEQQQQLLCCAECSAKFDIEARRLQSSSTCNSDSTTSSLPAWLQQYKNESRGVLNSKDQNCVPVRDLCKKWNSICSSIHKQPYSSEKTLTFSSLSPSSSTTGFSQSCGGHHHFWNISEISNINIVEPRLRMYINTEENDPKQPFSSNPNSDSSSDVMETDQYTHRFKELNAENLKSLCNALEKKVPWQKDIIPEIAETILKCRSGMVRRNNDVAKEETWLFFQGVDVEAKEKIARELAKLVFGSSQNSLISISLSSFSSTRADSIEDCRNKRSRDEQSCSYIERFAEAVSNNPHRVFLVEDVEQADYCSQMGFKRAIERGSVTKSDGEEVDLSDAIIILSCESFSSRSRACSPPTKQKSDQEEKPTSPNCSMSLDLNICINDDDSADDQSIDDIGLLDSVDKRIIFKYQEL; the protein is encoded by the exons ATGAGATCAGGAGGCTACACTCTTCAACAAACTCTGACTGCAGAGGCCGCAAGAATAGTAAACCAAGCCATAACCCTCGCAAAGCGTCGCGGCCATGCTCAGGTGACTCCTCTCCACGTGGCAAACACCATGCTTGCAGCTTCCACTGGTTTGTTGCGCACGGCTTGCCTTCAATCCCACTCTCACCCTCTCCAGTGCAAAGCCCTAGAGCTCTGCTTCAATGTTGCGCTCAACCGCCTCCCAGCCTCCAATTCTAGCCCCATGCTTGCCACTCACGGCTCCCAACAACACCATCCTTCCATCTCCAACGCCTTGGTTGCCGCTTTCAAGCGCGCGCAGGCTCATCAGCGACGCGGGTCTATTGAGAATCAGCAGCAGCCTCTCTTAGCCGTGAAAATAGAGTTAGAGCAGCTCATAATATCCATCTTAGATGATCCTAGCGTTAGCAGAGTGATGAGAGAGGCTGGTTTCTCTAGCACCCAAGTGAAAAGCAATGTCGAACAAGCTGTATCTTTAGAATTATGTAATATTTCTCAACCTCCTTCTCTAAATACCAAGTCTAAGGAAAGTAATCAATTAGTAGTAGGCAAACCAGTTGTATCATCATCAGATCCAGTCAGGAATATTGAGGATGTTAGAAGTGTGATAGATAATATGATGAACAAAAGAAGGAGAAGTACTGTGATTGTAGGAGAGTGTCTTGCTAGCCTTGATGACACTGTCAGAGGAGTGATGGAAAAGATTGACAAGGGAGATGTTCCTGAAACCTTGAGAGAGGTAAAATTTATAACCCTCACACTTTCCTCTTTTGTGAATCACTCTAGAGTAGATGTTGAACAGAAACTTGGGGAGCTTAGAAGTGTTGTGAAAGGGCGTATGAACAAAGGAGTTGTTTTGTATTTGGGAGATCTTAAATGGGCAACTGACTATAGGGCTGAGCAAGGGAGGAGGGGTTATTATTGTCCTGTGGAGTACATGATCATGGAGCTCGGAAAATTGGTTTGTGGGATCGGAGAGACGGCCGGCGGGATGTTTTGGCTCATGGGAATTGCTACTTTCCAAACTTACATGAAGTGTAAATCATCATCAGCTCATCCATCGCTGGAGACTGTTTGGGGTCTTCATCCTCTTACAATTCCTGCAGGCAGCTTGCGCTTGAGTCTCATCACTGACAG tgaTCTTCAAAGTCAGTCCACAAGCAAGAAGGCTGAAAATGGAACTAGCTGGCTACTGCTTGAAAGTGGGGaggagcagcagcagcagcttcTCTGCTGCGCCGAGTGCTCGGCAAAGTTCGATATTGAAGCTCGAAGATTGCAAAGCAGCAGCACTTGTAACAGTGACTCCACTACTTCAAGCCTTCCTGCATGGCTCCAACAGTACAAAAATGAGAGCAGAGGAGTACTCAACTCTAAGGATCAG AACTGTGTCCCAGTCAGAGACCTTTGCAAAAAGTGGAACTCAATTTGCAGTTCAATCCACAAACAACCCTATTCTTCTGAAAAGACCCTCACATTCTCCTCTTTATCACCGTCTTCATCCACTACGGGTTTTTCACAGTCATGTGGGGGGCACCACCATTTCTGGAATATTTCTGAAATTTCCAACATCAATATCGTTGAACCAAGATTGAGAATGTACATTAATACAGAGGAAAATGATCCCAAACAACCATTTTCATCAAATCCCAATTCGGATTCCTCCAGTGATGTCATGGAAACGGATCAGTACACCCACAGGTTTAAGGAGCTTAACGCAGAAAACCTCAAATCCCTATGCAATGCATTGGAGAAAAAGGTACCCTGGCAGAAGGATATAATTCCTGAAATTGCAGAAACAATCTTAAAATGCAGGTCTGGCATGGTAAGAAGAAACAACGATGTGGCCAAAGAAGAAACCTGGTTGTTCTTTCAAGGTGTTGATGTGGAAGCTAAAGAGAAAATTGCTAGAGAATTGGCTAAGCTTGTTTTTGGGAGCTCTCAAAACAGCCTTATTTCTATTTCCCTGAGCAGCTTTTCATCAACAAGAGCCGATTCAATCGAGGATTGCAGAAACAAAAGATCCAGAGACGAGCAAAGTTGCAGTTACATCGAGAGGTTCGCGGAGGCAGTGTCGAATAATCCTCATAGGGTTTTCTTAGTCGAAGACGTGGAGCAAGCAGATTACTGCTCTCAAATGGGTTTCAAGAGAGCCATTGAAAGAGGAAGCGTAACAAAATCTGATGGTGAAGAAGTTGATCTTAGCGACGCTATCATCATTTTGAGCTGCGAAAGTTTCAGCTCAAGATCCAGAGCCTGCTCTCCTCCTACCAAGCAAAAGTCAGATCAAGAGGAGAAGCCGACAAGTCCTAATTGTTCTATGTCTTTGGATTTGAACATTTGCATTAACGACGACGACAGCGCCGATGATCAGTCAATCGACGACATTGGGCTTCTTGATTCTGTCGATAAACGGATTATTTTCAAATATCAggaattatga
- the LOC132161822 gene encoding U-box domain-containing protein 26, giving the protein MKTNHPKLKTQLFSCGFFRHCTQSVLSPTSSPHSPSHPPPPPPQPESSSSSSSSTSQSFTQWRFPLPNPDPPPETTLKSNPAPQCPLPPPIPFTQLQELFHVAELQINTGSDPDRLSALHLLERSLVPNPPTDPECPPELMRGVVENLKTKAGAKPATKILLALCLAEGNRHVAVEAGAVSAVVEAAPELEDAEAERALAALELMCTLPEGAAEVRSHALAVPVMVAMMGRVAARAREYAISVLAVIYGDGDTGKDVAPPEEVARAVVLALRDDCSARGKRKGALLLKALQEN; this is encoded by the coding sequence ATGAAAACTAATCACCCAAAGCTTAAGACCCAACTCTTCTCTTGTGGGTTTTTCCGCCATTGCACCCAATCCGTTCTCAGCCCCACCAGTTCCCCTCACTCACCCTCtcacccaccaccaccaccaccacaacccgagtcctcctcctcctcctcttcctcaacCTCCCAAAGCTTCACTCAGTGGAGGTTCCCACTCCCCAACCCCGATCCGCCACCCGAAACCACCCTCAAGTCCAACCCAGCTCCACAGTGTCCACTACCGCCACCCATTCCCTTCACCCAACTCCAGGAACTCTTCCACGTAGCAGAGCTCCAGATCAACACCGGGTCGGACCCGGACCGGCTCTCCGCGCTCCATCTCCTGGAGCGCTCGCTTGTGCCTAACCCGCCAACCGACCCGGAATGCCCGCCCGAGCTCATGCGCGGGGTAGTGgagaatttgaaaaccaaagCGGGCGCGAAGCCCGCGACGAAAATTCTGCTAGCGCTTTGTTTGGCAGAGGGCAACCGCCACGTGGCGGTGGAGGCGGGGGCGGTGTCTGCGGTGGTGGAGGCGGCGCCCGAGCTCGAAGACGCGGAGGCGGAGCGTGCACTGGCGGCCCTCGAGCTCATGTGCACCCTGCCAGAGGGGGCAGCGGAGGTCCGCTCCCACGCGCTGGCAGTGCCGGTGATGGTGGCCATGATGGGGAGGGTAGCGGCGCGTGCCAGGGAGTACGCGATAAGCGTGCTAGCGGTGATCTACGGTGACGGTGATACGGGTAAGGACGTGGCGCCGCCGGAAGAGGTGGCGCGTGCGGTGGTTTTGGCCTTGCGGGATGATTGTAGTGCCAGGGGGAAGCGGAAGGGCGCGCTGCTGTTGAAGGCGCTTCAGGAGAACTGA
- the LOC132161750 gene encoding uncharacterized protein LOC132161750, producing the protein MIGLSKLRSALTVVFAVSVVAILAQLFCVIRRRRRIRRQSVSGGEENSLYNPSKELFYFFCWKNQSRIEPQQAPSPSPPLRAGETADIDDVLKWRGLYMYGPSRFLFTIEEEEREGVDSENCSSSEKGKTKSKRVITEERVGVVGVSSSLPVVAVTIDVDVATPFSTPCASPPYYTPLPSPTREMEPRT; encoded by the coding sequence ATGATCGGTCTGAGCAAGCTCCGCTCGGCGCTCACCGTGGTGTTTGCTGTCTCTGTTGTAGCCATACTCGCTCAGCTCTTCTGCGTGATCCGGCGACGGAGAAGGATCCGTCGGCAGAGCGTCTCCGGCGGCGAGGAGAATTCACTCTACAATCCCTCAAAGGAgctcttctactttttctgctGGAAAAATCAGTCCCGCATCGAGCCCCAGCAAGCTCCTTCTCCCTCTCCGCCTCTACGCGCAGGAGAAACGGCGGATATCGACGACGTTTTGAAGTGGAGGGGACTGTACATGTACGGACCGTCTAGGTTTTTGTTTACGatagaggaggaggagagagagggtgtgGACTCTGAGAACTGTTCTTCCTCGGAGAAAGGGAAGACGAAATCGAAGAGGGTGATTACGGAGGAGCGCGTTGGGGTCGTTGGGGTGTCGAGCTCGTTGCCAGTGGTGGCCGTGACGATCGATGTGGACGTAGCAACGCCGTTTTCAACGCCTTGTGCTTCGCCGCCTTACTACACTCCTTTGCCTTCTCCTACTCGTGAGATGGAACCTAGGACCTGA
- the LOC132162010 gene encoding NDR1/HIN1-like protein 3: MAEKQSHLNGAYYGPAAPPPTQSYHRHGRGRGCGCCCLFSFLLKLIVSLVVIIGLAVLIFWLIFRPTNVKFYVTDASLTEFSLTGNNTLQYNLAVNITVRNPNRKIGIYYDTIEARAYYGDQRFDMDTLTPFYQGHKNTSYLSAVFSGQQVVLGSDELTQFNAEKIAGVYSVDVNLYLRIRFKVGKLKTGRVKPKVKCDLKVPLSSTGNSAVAFESTKCDIDF, translated from the coding sequence ATGGCAGAGAAACAATCCCACCTGAACGGTGCCTACTACGGCCCTGCAGCCCCACCGCCAACCCAGTCCTACCACCGCCATGGCCGTGGCAGAGGGTGCGGCTGCTGCTGCCTCTTTAGCTTCCTTTTGAAGCTCATAGTCTCCCTCGTTGTCATCATTGGCCTTGCTGTCCTCATCTTCTGGCTCATCTTCCGCCCCACCAACGTCAAGTTCTACGTCACGGACGCCTCGCTCACGGAGTTCAGTTTAACCGGCAACAACACTTTGCAGTACAACCTTGCCGTCAACATCACCGTCAGAAACCCCAACAGGAAGATCGGAATCTACTACGACACCATCGAGGCCAGGGCGTACTACGGCGACCAGCGTTTCGATATGGATACCTTGACGCCGTTTTACCAAGGGCACAAGAACACGAGCTATTTGAGCGCCGTGTTTTCAGGGCAGCAAGTTGTGCTTGGAAGTGATGAGCTCACGCAGTTCAATGCGGAGAAGATTGCTGGGGTTTACAGCGTTGATGTCAATCTCTATCTCCGGATCCGGTTCAAGGTCGGAAAGTTGAAAACCGGCCGGGTGAAGCCTAAGGTGAAGTGCGACCTGAAAGTTCCTCTGAGTTCCACCGGAAACTCAGCAGTTGCTTTTGAGAGTACCAAGTGCGATATCGATTTCTGA
- the LOC132162059 gene encoding NDR1/HIN1-like protein 10, which translates to MGEKQPHLNGSFYGPSVPPPSRSYRSRGDDCCLFDFLFQLIGSVAVVAGLAVLVFWLIFHPSRVKFHVTDASLITQFNFTTTTTNNNMLYYNLYLNVTIRNPNEKIGIYYDRIEANAFYVGQRFSTEALAPFYQGHKNTTVLSPAFKGQQLVLLGSNELSVLDSEKSLGVFDIHVKFYLWIRFRLGNVNTCRIKPNINCDLKVPLTSNGNSTAVFEITKCDIGF; encoded by the coding sequence ATGGGAGAGAAACAACCCCACTTGAACGGATCCTTCTACGGCCCTTCAGTCCCGCCACCCAGCCGATCCTACCGCAGCCGAGGCGACGACTGCTGCCTTTTCGATTTCCTTTTCCAACTCATCGGGAGTGTTGCCGTCGTTGCAGGCCTCGCGGTCCTCGTCTTCTGGCTCATCTTCCACCCCAGCAGGGTCAAGTTCCACGTCACCGACGCGTCGCTGATCACCCAGTTCAacttcaccaccaccaccaccaacaacaaCATGCTCTACTACAATCTTTATCTCAACGTCACCATCAGAAACCCCAACGAAAAGATCGGCATTTACTACGATCGTATCGAAGCCAACGCTTTCTATGTGGGCCAGAGGTTTAGCACCGAGGCGTTGGCCCCATTTTACCAAGGCCACAAGAATACGACCGTTTTGAGTCCGGCGTTCAAAGGGCAACAACTGGTTTTGCTTGGATCTAATGAGCTTTCCGTGCTTGATTCGGAGAAGAGTCTTGGGGTTTTTGATATCCATGTTAAGTTCTATCTCTGGATTAGGTTTAGGCTGGGTAACGTCAACACATGTCGGATTAAGCCCAACATCAATTGCGACTTGAAGGTTCCTTTGACTTCTAATGGAAATTCAACAGCTGTTTTCGAGATTACCAAATGCGACATCGGTTTCTGA